The following proteins come from a genomic window of Gossypium raimondii isolate GPD5lz chromosome 5, ASM2569854v1, whole genome shotgun sequence:
- the LOC105766392 gene encoding uncharacterized protein LOC105766392 isoform X1: MCVANSLGQLHTLKIMSCSQLEDIIQDRQVAYKCLLQSLKEVSLIDLPQLKERDVNDIMLTQLSLQKLKVHNYPQLTYFIISTTIQELVFGKMTNEQLSNLHLCKYEELEQDQTSSQHHPLPICFPNLILIDILECESLKSLFPIIVAQGSSKQLNAPNLQTLKIESCFGMEEIIQDSQVSTISFQCLREVQVTECNKLKFLFTMCVANSLGKLQTLKIERCFGMEEIIQDSQVSTISFQCLRKLQVRECNKLKFLFPMCVANSLGQLQTLKIESCSQLQEIIQGPEVLISMSQGLERLSEVELINLPQLKGRDRNDIVLASPSLQVLRVRDCPQLTPFIVPTNIQVLEFSEMTEKKQINNVTVPEWNI, translated from the exons ATGTGTGTTGCTAATAGCCTTGGGCAACTGCATACTTTGAAGATAATGAGTTGCTCGCAATTGGAAGATATAATCCAAGACCGACAAGTGGCATACAAATGTCTACTCCAAAGTCTAAAGGAA GTTTCGTTGATTGATTTGCCTCAATTGAAAGAAAGGGATGTGAACGACATTATGCTCACACAATTATCTTTGCAGAAGTTAAAAGTGCACAATTATCCTCAAttgacatattttattatttcgacTACGATACAA GAACTGGTGTTTGGGAAGATGACAAATGAACAATTGAGCAATTTACATTTATGTAAATATGAGGAATTGGAGCAAGATCAAACGTCATCACAACATCATCCCCTACCTATTTGCTTTCCAAATCTGATTCTAATTGATATCTTGGAATGTGAAAGCTTGAAATCTCTCTTTCCAATTATTGTTGCTCAAGGTAGCTCTAAACAACTAAATGCGCCCAATTTGCAAACTCTGAAGATAGAGAGTTGTTTTGGAATGGAAGAAATAATTCAAGACTCGCAAGTATCAACCATAAGCTTCCAATGCCTAAGGGAAGTACAAGTCACAGAATGCAATAAGTTGAAATTTCTCTTCACAATGTGTGTTGCTAATAGTCTTGGGAAATTGCAAACTCTGAAGATAGAGAGGTGCTTTGGAATGGAAGAAATAATCCAAGACTCACAAGTATCAACCATAAGCTTCCAATGCCTAAGGAAATTACAAGTCAGAGAATGCAACAAATTGAAATTTCTCTTCCCAATGTGTGTTGCTAATAGTCTTGGGCAATTGCAAACTCTGAAGATAGAGAGTTGTTCCCAATTGCAAGAAATAATCCAAGGACCAGAAGTGTTAATCTCAATGTCTCAAGGTCTTGAACGATTGAGTGAAgttgagttaattaatttgCCTCAATTGAAAGGAAGGGATAGAAACGACATCGTGCTGGCATCGCCATCTTTACAGGTGTTAAGAGTGAGAGATTGTCCTCAATTGACACCCTTTATCGTTCCAACTAATATACAA GTATTGGAGTTCTCAGAGATGACAGAAAAGAAGCAAATAAACAACGTGACAGTCCCTGAATGGAATATTTAA
- the LOC105766392 gene encoding disease resistance protein RPS2 isoform X2, with product MDESFKHYTAISFETDQTDELPKGVGFPYLKLLLLGSFVETSSEFFEGMKALQVCALKDQSISLAAFKLNMNLRTLCLIDCQLSDISMLGKLKSLHILSLSGSDIIELSTEAGDLENLRRLDLSYCYNLEGFPPNLIQRLSDLEELYLHACSSLKWATENSTKVESYSSLSELNSLPKLAVISLDISSEHLKDGFVLRRLWSFDVCIGIKRELRYRKRDLETWPISRSLRIDKSVDACKQLLEDVESLELGDVEGHPNLIPSLDLGFRKLTSLDLRQCHSMQCLIDASKQQVPITALSNLRKLSLSHMFHLEEMCNAPQPQGFLQKLEEVIVSDCGEMQVLFPIAELRSIEQEGPVVI from the coding sequence ATGGATGAAAGTTTCAAGCATTACACAGCAATCTCCTTCGAAACTGATCAAACGGATGAACTGCCTAAAGGAGTGGGTTTTCCATACCTCAAACTTCTTTTACTTGGTAGTTTCGTGGAAACTTCAAGCGAATTCTTTGAGGGTATGAAGGCATTACAAGTTTGTGCTTTGAAAGATCAATCGATATCTCTAGCTGCATTTAAGTTGAATATGAACCTTCGAACTCTGTGTTTGATTGATTGTCAACTCTCTGACATCTCGATGCTTGGGAAGCTGAAGTCACTTCATATTCTCTCTTTAAGTGGATCTGATATCATTGAATTATCGACTGAAGCTGGTGATCTAGAAAATCTAAGACGGTTGGATTTATCGTATTGCTATAACCTTGAAGGATTCCCTCCTAATTTAATACAAAGATTGTCCGATTTAGAAGAACTATACTTGCATGCTTGTAGTTCCTTAAAATGGGCGACTGAGAATTCAACTAAAGTGGAAAGCTATTCCAGCCTATCAGAGTTGAATTCATTGCCAAAGTTGGCTGTAATATCATTGGATATTTCTTCTGAACATCTTAAAGATGGCTTTGTGCTTCGTAGATTATGGAGCTTTGATGTTTGCATTGGCATAAAAAGAGAACTGCGGTACCGAAAGAGGGACCTTGAAACTTGGCCAATCTCAAGATCTTTGAGAATCGATAAGTCTGTAGATGCATGCAAGCAACTGCTTGAAGATGTAGAATCTCTTGAATTGGGTGATGTGGAGGGTCACCCAAACCTTATTCCGAGCTTGGACTTGGGATTTAGAAAGTTGACTTCTCTAGATCTTCGACAGTGCCACTCTATGCAATGCCTAATTGATGCATCAAAGCAGCAAGTGCCAATCACTGCACTCTCTAATTTGAGAAAGTTATCATTAAGTCATATGTTTCATTTGGAAGAGATGTGCAATGCTCCCCAGCCGCAAGGTTTTCTACAAAAGCTTGAAGAGGTTATAGTTTCAGATTGTGGTGAGATGCAAGTGTTATTCCCAATTGCTGAATTGAGGAGCATAGAACAAGAAGGGCCAGTCGTTATTTAA
- the LOC105767158 gene encoding disease resistance protein At4g27190-like has protein sequence MGCGFCEAALSNTVGTLVVDCVVKPVGRQLDYVRRFHDNVEKLREKKRELADARDRLLHMIEDAKIRLLLIENDVQNLQSRADETLSDMGTLEEEIQLNKRCLIWCPNWIGYPAPTALPTIDFLCSKEFVFSKSSETAFYQIIEALKDENINMIGLWGMGGVGKTTLAREVGSQAQKLNLFDKVVITTVSQKPNLERIQGQIAQYIGFAMKNEQGRRSEQELWLRLKNEPRILIILDDIWESINLKEKIGIPIGDDHKGCKVLLTTHRQQVCQAMDCQNVVQLGCLNDDEAWTLFEKKAGLDGSSDDSIKILANQIVKKCGGLPIAIVPLGSALKGKTHHWWQAAHRRLEDRRLTEIEDVNEENAYVCLEASFDYLKNMETKTCFLLCCLFPEDDEIYVENLVGYAWGLELYKGMDSIKDVRSEVLASIETLKNSGLLLDCGERHVKMHDVVREFAL, from the exons ATGGGTTGCGGATTTTGTGAGGCTGCTCTTTCTAACACCGTTGGAACACTGGTTGTGGACTGTGTAGTGAAGCCGGTAGGACGTCAACTTGATTATGTCCGTCGCTTTCATGACAATGTTGAAAAGCTCCGAGAGAAAAAGCGTGAACTTGCAGATGCACGAGATCGTCTACTACATATGATTGAGGATGCTAAAATTCGGCTTCTACTAATTGAAAATGATGTACAGAACTTGCAATCAAGGGCAGACGAAACACTGTCGGATATGGGAACTCTGGAGGAGGAAATCCAACTGAATAAGAGGTGTCTCATTTGGTGTCCTAATTGGA TCGGTTACCCTGCTCCTACTGCCCTTCCCACTATAGATTTCCTATGTTCTAAGGAATTTGTGTTTTCGAAATCTTCAGAGACTGCATTCTATCAAATCATTGAAGCCTTAAAAGATGAGAATATCAACATGATTGGGTTGTGGGGGATGGGAGGGGTGGGCAAGACCACCCTGGCTCGTGAAGTTGGAAGTCAAGCTCAAAAACTGAATTTGTTTGACAAAGTTGTGATTACGACTGTGTCTCAAAAGCCAAATCTTGAGAGAATTCAAGGTCAAATTGCACAATACATAGGCTTTGCTATGAAGAATGAACAAGGAAGAAGATCCGAGCAAGAATTATGGTTAAGGCTGAAGAATGAACCGAGGATTCTTATCATCCTTGATGATATTTGGGAATCTATCAACTTAAAGGAGAAGATAGGAATTCCAATTGGGGATGATCATAAAGGCTGCAAAGTTCTTTTAACAACACACCGTCAACAAGTATGTCAAGCTATGGATTGTCAAAACGTGGTACAACTTGGCTGTTTGAATGATGATGAAGCTTGGACTCTGTTTGAAAAGAAAGCAGGTCTAGATGGCTCTTCTGATGATTCTATTAAAATCCTAGCAAATCAAATTGTCAAAAAATGCGGGGGTTTGCCTATAGCTATAGTTCCGCTGGGCAGTGCCTTGAAAGGTAAAACCCATCATTGGTGGCAAGCCGCACACCGGAGACTCGAAGATCGTAGATTGACTGAAATTGAGGATGTTAATGAAGAAAATGCCTATGTATGTCTTGAGGCGAGCTTCGACTACTTGAAGAATATGGAGACCAAGACATGTTTCTTGTTGTGCTGTTTATTTCCTGAAGATGATGAGATTTATGTGGAGAACTTGGTAGGATATGCATGGGGACTGGAGTTGTATAAAGGCATGGACTCAATTAAAGATGTTAGAAGTGAAGTGCTTGCATCAATTGAGACCCTCAAGAACTCCGGTTTGTTGCTAGATTGCGGAGAAAGGCATGTCAAAATGCATGATGTGGTTCGCGAATTTGCTTTGTAG